The proteins below are encoded in one region of Peribacillus muralis:
- the ruvB gene encoding Holliday junction branch migration DNA helicase RuvB — MEERIFNQEADLNELSFEQSLRPQNLKQYIGQDKVKANLSVYIEAARMREETLDHVLLYGPPGLGKTTLAVIIANEMGVNIRTTSGPAIERPGDLAAILSALEPGDVLFIDEIHRLPRVVEEVLYPAMEDFCLDIVVGKGPEARSIRIDLPPFTLVGATTRAGSLSAPLRDRFGVLCRLEYYTENHLTDIIIRTSRIMDTEMDDQAAAELARRSRGTPRIANRLLRRVRDFAQVRGDGTITAGLADYALELMQVDRLGLDHIDHKLLKGIIEKFRGGPVGLETIAATIGEEAHTIEDVYEPYLLQVGFLQRTPRGRIATQLVYEHFGLVMPE, encoded by the coding sequence ATGGAGGAGAGAATATTCAATCAGGAAGCCGATTTGAACGAACTGTCCTTTGAACAAAGCCTGCGGCCGCAAAACTTAAAGCAATATATTGGACAGGATAAAGTGAAAGCGAACTTAAGTGTATACATCGAGGCGGCAAGGATGCGGGAGGAAACGCTCGATCATGTCCTTTTATACGGGCCGCCTGGTCTTGGGAAGACGACGCTTGCGGTCATCATCGCCAACGAAATGGGTGTCAATATCCGCACGACTTCCGGACCTGCCATTGAGCGGCCCGGAGATTTGGCGGCGATTTTGAGTGCGCTCGAACCTGGCGATGTGCTTTTCATCGATGAAATACACCGCCTGCCCCGGGTGGTCGAGGAAGTGCTGTATCCGGCGATGGAGGATTTCTGTCTCGATATCGTTGTCGGCAAAGGTCCGGAGGCACGATCAATTCGAATAGACCTGCCGCCGTTCACTCTCGTCGGGGCAACGACACGTGCTGGCTCATTGTCTGCACCGCTTAGGGACCGTTTCGGTGTTTTGTGCCGGCTCGAATATTATACGGAAAACCATCTGACCGATATCATCATCCGTACCTCCAGGATCATGGATACGGAAATGGATGACCAAGCAGCTGCAGAGCTTGCGAGGAGATCGAGGGGCACCCCGAGGATTGCCAATCGCCTTTTACGGAGGGTCAGGGATTTCGCGCAGGTTCGCGGAGATGGTACGATAACGGCCGGGCTTGCCGATTATGCACTTGAATTAATGCAGGTCGACCGTTTAGGACTCGATCATATTGACCATAAATTACTTAAAGGGATCATTGAAAAATTCCGCGGCGGCCCCGTAGGTCTGGAGACGATTGCCGCCACGATTGGCGAAGAAGCACATACGATCGAAGATGTATATGAGCCATATCTGCTCCAAGTCGGTTTTCTTCAGCGTACCCCAAGGGGACGTATCGCGACACAGCTCGTTTACGAGCACTTCGGTTTGGTGATGCCTGAATGA
- the ruvA gene encoding Holliday junction branch migration protein RuvA produces MYDFIKGKVDYIGPEYIVVENGGIGYQVMTPNPFIFSAQYEKDIQVFLYHYVREDMVALYGFQNRQEKALFTKLLNVTGIGPKGALAILASGQVDQVVQAIENEDESFLVKFPGVGKKTARQMILDLKGKLENIIPDAFPSLFNEGVTAASGSNGYSEDLDEAMLALKALGYSEKEIQKVAKKLQTEEMTTEQYIKKALQLMLR; encoded by the coding sequence TTGTATGATTTTATAAAAGGCAAGGTCGATTATATTGGACCTGAATACATAGTCGTGGAAAATGGGGGAATCGGATATCAAGTGATGACGCCGAATCCTTTTATTTTTTCCGCCCAATACGAGAAAGATATCCAAGTTTTTTTGTATCATTACGTACGTGAGGATATGGTTGCCTTATATGGTTTTCAGAATCGTCAAGAAAAGGCATTATTCACCAAGCTGTTGAATGTAACTGGAATCGGGCCGAAGGGGGCGCTTGCCATACTTGCGTCAGGTCAGGTCGATCAAGTGGTGCAGGCAATTGAAAATGAAGATGAATCGTTTTTGGTGAAATTCCCGGGAGTCGGCAAGAAGACGGCCAGGCAGATGATCCTGGATTTGAAAGGGAAATTGGAGAACATCATTCCGGATGCTTTTCCAAGCTTGTTCAACGAAGGTGTCACGGCTGCTTCCGGTTCAAATGGCTACTCGGAGGATTTGGATGAAGCGATGCTTGCTTTGAAGGCACTTGGTTATTCGGAAAAGGAAATCCAAAAGGTTGCCAAGAAATTACAGACGGAAGAAATGACGACCGAGCAATATATTAAGAAAGCATTGCAATTGATGCTAAGATAA
- a CDS encoding intercompartmental signaling factor BofC, whose product MTKQLRLQLFLTLFIMPFCLTVFAEESVQKENDPIERKVILQRMYLDGELSEEKLTETIWSMEDFWSKYEGWKVVDQNEEQIVLKKIENDISPLLKANGYLGMREDGTLSIFIGRPEHAKIIHTFYQLDVGKLEVYKQEELQKGIPIMNKDQYKQLIKEYEPYSVN is encoded by the coding sequence TTGACTAAACAGCTAAGACTTCAACTATTCTTGACCCTTTTCATCATGCCCTTTTGCTTGACCGTTTTTGCGGAAGAATCAGTGCAAAAGGAAAATGACCCGATCGAAAGGAAGGTCATCCTGCAGCGTATGTATTTGGATGGTGAACTCAGCGAGGAGAAGTTGACTGAAACAATATGGTCGATGGAAGATTTTTGGTCCAAATATGAAGGATGGAAAGTGGTCGACCAAAATGAGGAGCAAATCGTTCTTAAGAAAATTGAAAATGATATCTCTCCGCTTTTGAAAGCGAACGGCTATCTCGGGATGAGGGAGGATGGGACGTTGTCCATTTTTATCGGAAGGCCTGAGCACGCCAAAATCATTCATACTTTTTATCAATTGGATGTTGGGAAACTTGAAGTATATAAGCAGGAGGAACTGCAAAAGGGTATCCCGATCATGAATAAAGACCAATATAAACAGCTTATTAAAGAATACGAGCCTTATTCGGTAAACTAG
- a CDS encoding YhcN/YlaJ family sporulation lipoprotein, translating into MQKIKCVLPLYTALAAVCLVGCANNDTAENESLIDETGYHSTEKDQLVRNINYHNMVQGLYDKDDAYSKRDRNYHGHESKPLRAKSSYYNAYEGNLADRVNQTANSVDPVVDARAVIMKNEMLVALLLDDYSQAQETKEAVKQKIGPLSQGRTLYVTTDEGVYFRTMTLDNNLRDGDTRDLIIQDANDMFDNLNIHENHLK; encoded by the coding sequence GTGCAAAAAATAAAATGTGTACTGCCGCTTTATACAGCATTAGCCGCCGTTTGTCTGGTAGGATGTGCCAATAATGATACAGCGGAAAACGAGAGCCTCATAGATGAAACGGGATACCATTCCACTGAAAAAGATCAGTTGGTCCGGAACATAAATTATCATAATATGGTGCAAGGGCTATATGATAAAGATGATGCTTACAGTAAACGTGATCGAAACTACCATGGTCATGAAAGTAAGCCGCTCCGGGCCAAGTCATCCTATTATAATGCATACGAAGGCAATTTGGCAGACCGGGTCAATCAGACTGCCAATAGTGTCGATCCGGTCGTTGATGCAAGGGCCGTCATCATGAAAAATGAAATGCTTGTTGCACTGCTGCTTGATGACTACAGCCAAGCTCAAGAAACCAAAGAAGCGGTGAAGCAAAAAATCGGACCATTATCTCAAGGAAGGACCTTATATGTCACTACTGATGAAGGGGTCTATTTCCGGACGATGACACTTGATAACAATCTTCGCGATGGCGATACGAGGGACTTGATCATTCAGGATGCGAATGATATGTTCGATAATCTTAACATCCATGAAAATCACTTGAAATGA
- a CDS encoding phosphotransferase, with translation MTTNYHGDSVFNTRLLSYLNRQPKSIHHLQSSVYLITFEKGGPLILKGFDSFEKWDRQRELTTLLRQKGFDQTYNIHQNLMPFQFKGKWYGSMDYFQPSKKKFRFSHHKDRLEGIKLLESFHDVSENLSIKAPLFDQAKKWRERLSLFKKNFTYVRQYVSEDIVKEWIRWGEWSLEGFEKNQSLWDQEKKVIIHGDCAHHNFLRKADGTLTLIDFDLMAIAPRCIDYLQYANRISHHLGDAATKLWHVPQLQKYESDLAFLYALTYPTDIFREWNRLNKSSSQLHSVWKLTVEGFSERMEMNEKLAKKISSLNRK, from the coding sequence ATGACTACTAATTATCACGGAGACAGTGTGTTCAACACTCGTCTCCTCTCTTATTTAAACCGTCAGCCAAAGAGTATCCATCATCTTCAAAGCAGCGTCTATTTAATAACTTTTGAAAAGGGCGGGCCATTGATCCTTAAAGGATTCGACAGTTTTGAAAAGTGGGATCGGCAACGAGAATTGACAACCTTGTTAAGGCAAAAGGGATTTGATCAAACGTATAATATTCACCAGAACTTAATGCCCTTTCAATTCAAAGGAAAATGGTATGGTAGTATGGACTATTTTCAACCTAGCAAGAAAAAATTTCGCTTCTCGCATCATAAGGACCGCTTGGAGGGGATAAAGCTACTGGAAAGCTTCCATGATGTATCTGAAAACCTTTCCATAAAGGCACCATTATTCGATCAAGCAAAAAAATGGCGCGAACGGCTATCTCTATTTAAAAAGAATTTTACTTATGTTCGTCAATATGTTTCTGAAGATATCGTCAAGGAATGGATTAGGTGGGGGGAGTGGTCATTAGAAGGATTTGAAAAAAACCAGTCCTTATGGGATCAGGAGAAAAAAGTCATCATCCATGGAGATTGTGCCCACCATAATTTTTTGCGGAAAGCAGACGGCACACTGACTTTGATTGATTTTGATTTGATGGCGATTGCTCCACGATGCATTGATTATTTACAATACGCAAACCGGATATCCCATCATTTAGGTGATGCCGCAACGAAGCTGTGGCACGTGCCGCAGCTGCAAAAATACGAGTCAGATCTTGCCTTTTTATATGCTTTAACGTATCCAACGGATATTTTCCGGGAATGGAATCGACTTAATAAGAGCTCATCACAGTTACATTCCGTATGGAAACTGACTGTCGAAGGTTTTTCGGAGCGGATGGAAATGAATGAAAAGCTGGCGAAAAAGATTTCCTCCCTGAATAGGAAATAA